The genomic DNA CGCCCGGCCGCCCCGCCCTGGCGTAGCGCCCTACCCGGGTGTGGTGCTCCGCCCGACGTCGCCGCTCCGCCCCGCATCGCGGCTCAGAGCCAGCCGCGGCGGGCGGCCTGGAGACCGGCCTGGAAGCGGGTCTGGGAGTCCAGGACGTTCAGGATGTGGCTGATCCGGCGGGTCATGGTGCGCTGGGTGATGCCGAGGCTGCGGACGATCGCGGCGTCCTTCATCCCGCTGGCCATCATCGCCAGCAGTTCCCGGTCGCGTTCGTCGAGCTCTCCGGTCTGCTGACCGACGCCGAGCGGCGTCGCCCGCTCCCAGAGCAGGTCGAAGCAGGTCACCAGCGCCGTCAGCAGCGGCGAGGGCCGCACCCACAGCGCGGCGGTGGACTCGGTGGCCTCGAAGCTGAGCGGGATCATCGCGTAGCGGCGGTCCGCGACCAGCATCTTCATCCGCACCGACGGCAGGCTCCTGGCCTGCTCGCCCGCCGCGATGCACTCCATCACGAAGCCCATCCGGGCGGCGCCCTCCAGCCCGGGGGCGTCGTACAGCGCCCGGTAGACGACACCGCGCTCGAGGAGCTGGAACTCCATCGGATTGGCGGTCGGGTCGTCGAAGTACGGCGGACAGTCGATGATCAGGATCTCCTGCTGGGCGCCGAGCTGGAGCTGCTCGGCGCGGTGCCGCATGGCTTCCTGGCCCTCGATCAGCTCGACCAGCTCGGCGGACTTGGAGCTGTCCAACTTCTGGAACTTGTGCGCGAGTTCGCGGATCCGGCTGCGCAGCAGGTCCATCTCGTGCTGGCGCTGCGCGGCGAGCGCGTCGACCGCGACCTCGGGTGGCGCGGCGGTGTACCGGACCGGTGACCCGGCGAGCCGGGTGACCAGGCCGGTGGTGACGAGACGGCCGAGCGCCGTGCGGATGCCCGCCGGGGTGGAGCTGAGCGCCTCGGCGAGCTGGGCGGTGGTGGAGCGGGGTGCGGACAGCACGTGGAGGTAGAGCGCACTCTCCGTCGCGCCCAGCCCGACCGGCTCCAGGAGGTCGTCCGACATACGGCCAGAATAGGGATCTTCCGCTGGCGACTTGTGGCCATTGTCCACCATTCGCCGCAGCAGATCCGGCCATTCGGCCTTACGGTACAAGTCATCGGCAGTCTGTCCGCCGCTCCGGGCGGGGCAGGGTGGCCGAGCCCCACCGCGGCCGGACGACGGCACCCCACCCCGTGGTCGACCGCCCCGCTTGAAGGGACCGACATGGCTGTCGCGGACCTGCCCCAGACCGTGCGGTACGGCCTGAGCCTCCCCACCGTGCCCGCGTCCGTGCCGGAGGCACGACGCCGGGTGCGCGCCGAACTGGGCGCGCACGGCATCGGACCGGACCACCCGCTGACCGACACGGTGCTGCTGGTCGTGAGCGAGCTGGTGACCAATGCTGTCCGGCACGCCGCCGAGCACTCGCCGAGCACCGCCCTCGGCCTGACCGTGGGGCCGGACGAACTCGTGGTGAGCGTGCACGACCGGCATCCGCACTGCCCGCAGGCGCTGGCCGTGCCGCACCAGGACGGCAGCGGCGGCTGGGGTCTCGGGCTGGTCGCGGAGCTGGCGGAGGCGTTTGGCGGCGGCATGGACTCGCACGCCGACCCGGACGGGGGCGGAAAGACCATGGTGGTCCGGCTCCCGCTGGGGTAGCGCCGCGGCGCTGCGGTTCAGCGCTACGGCTCGGTGCTGCGGTTCAGCGCTGCGGCCCGGTGCTGCGGCCCGGCGCCGTGGCAGCGGCCGCGGGCGCCGTCGAGCCCGTGGCGCGGCGCCGGGTGTCCCTGGCAGCGGTGTGGCGCGTCTGGCCGGGCCGGGCGCGCCCACGGTGGTGTCGGTCGATCGGTCTCGGTGGCGGGGCCGGCACCGTGGACCGGCGGGCGCCGGGTGGGAAGACGATCTCGACCCCGCGCCCACCACTCTGCTGCATCTAGCTCTTTATTGCAACTAGCTCGCAATAAGACTTCCAGTGCCCCCTCAGTGCTGTGCAGTGCCTCGCGCTCCCTTGCCCGGCTCGTCACTCAGAGCCGCCGCAGCGCTCCCTCCGCCCGCAGTGTTGCGATCGACGGGTAGCCGTCCACCGCCATCAGCAGGTCCGCCTCGGCCAGCAGCGAGCGCAGCACGTGTACCGCGCCGTCCGTCCCGCCCAGGGCGAGCCCGTACACGTAGGGGCGCCCGATCGCGACGGCCGTGGCGCCGAGTGCCAGCGCCTTCACCGCGTCCGCGCCGCTGCGCACCCCGGAGTCGAACAGCACCGGCAGCCCGTCCGCCGCCTCCACCACCTCGGGCAGCGACTCCAGCGCGGGCAGCCCGCCGTTGGCCTGCCGGCCGCCGTGGTTGGAGCAGTAGATGCCGTCCGCGCCGCCGTCCCGCGCCCGCCGGACGTCCTCCGGGTGGCAGATGCCCTTGAGGATCAGCGGCAGTGAGGTCAGCGACCGCAGCCACGCCAGGTCGTCCCAGGTCAACGGGCTGGGGAAGACCTGGGTCCACTCCATGACCGCCTGCCGTGGATCGCCGTCCGGGTCGACGCCGGCGGCGGCCAGCCGGGCCCGGAACACCGGGTCGGAGGTGTAGTTGGCCAGGCAGTGCCCGCGCAGCTGCGGGAAGTTGCCGGTGGCCAGGTCGCGCGGACGCCAGCCGGTCACCCAGGTGTCCAGGGTGACCACGATGCCCCGGTAGCCGGCCTGCTCGGCCCGGTGCACCAGGCTCTCGGCCAGCGCCCGGTCGTTCGGCGGGTACAGCTGGAAGAACCCGGGAGTGTCGCCGAACTCCGCGGCCACCTGCTCCAGCGGGTCCACCGAGAGGGTGGAGGCGATCATCGGCACGCCGGTGCGGGCGGCGGCGCGGGCCGTCGCCAGGTCGCCGTGACCGTCCGGTGCGCACAGCCCGAGCACCCCGACGGGTGCCAGCAGCAGCGGCGTCGGCAGCGACAGTCCGAACAGCTCCACGCCCAGGTCGCGCTGCGCCGCGCCGACCATCATCCGGGGGACCAGCCCCCAGCGCTCGAACGCCGCAGCGTTGGCCCGCTGGGTGTGTTCGTCGCCGGCGCCGCCCGCCACGTACGACCACACCGAAGGCGGCAGCGCGGCCGCGGCCCGCTCCGCCAGCTCGGCGAAGGCCATCGGGTACTTCGGCTGGACGCCGAACAGGCCCTCGAAGTAGATCTCGTTCTGGAAATCGCCGAACTGTGGCCCCATCGCCGCTCCCTCCGCCTGCGGACGCCCACCGTCCCCCGCCGCGAACCTACCGTCAAGTAGCGGACGGCATTCGCGTACGGTCTGGGCATGAGGGAGATCGCCAACCATCCTGTCCTGACCACCGAACGGCTTCGGCTGCGCCCGCTGACCAGCGCCGACACCGAGTGGTGGGTCCGCCTGCACGCCGACCCGGAGGTCAACCGCTTCGTCGGCGCCTACACCGAGGAGCAGGCCGCCGACCGGCTGCGGGCCATCGAGCAGCAGTGGACGGAGCGCGGCCACGGCCTCTGCGCGGTGGAACTCCGCGACACCGGCGAGGCGATCGGGCGCTGCGGACTCAACTGGTGGGCGCAGTACCAGGAGACCGAGGCCGGCTGGACCTTTGCCCGCGCCCACTGGGGCCGCGGCTACGCGACCGAGGCGGCGAGCGCCGTGCTCGACTGGGGCTTCGGCGCCCTCGGACTGGCGCGGATCACCGCCATGATCGCTCCCGGCAACGCGCCCTCCGCCGCCGTGGCGGCGCGACTCGGGTTCTCCCCGCTCCGCGAGGACACGTTGTCCGGCAAGCCGGTCACCGTTCACGCCCTCGACCGGGAGGGGTGGAACGGCACGACGGTAGGCTCGACGGCGTGATCAAAGGTGTGATGTTCGACTTCTCCGGCACGCTGTTCAGGATCGACTCGACCGCGCGCTGGCTGGACGGCTACCTCGCCGCGACGGCCCTCGTCCTCGATGCTGCCGAGCGCGCGGAACTGGTCGCCCGGCTGGAGGAGTTCGGTGCGCTTCCGGGTGGTGTCCCGCCGCGCACCCTGCCCGCCGAGCTGGCCGACGCATGGGCGATCCGGGACCTCGGTGCCGCCGAACACCGCACCGCCTACGCCGGGTTGGCCCGCGCCGCGCTCGCCGGGGCCGCGGAGCCGCCCACCGCCGTGGACGCGGACGTTTCCGTCGTGGCCGCCTTCGATGCGGCCGCCTCTGATGTGGCTGCCGTGGCTGCCGTCGACGCGGACGCGCTCTACGACCGGCACATGGACCCTGACGCCTGGCAGCCCTACGCGGACGCCGGACCCGTCCTGCGCGAACTCCGCCGCCGCGGCATCCCGGTCGCCGTGGTCAGCAACATCGGCTGGGACCTGCGTCCGATCTTCCGCCGCCACGGGCTCGACGAGTTCGTGGACGTGTACCTCCTCTCCTTCGAGTTCGGGGCGCAGAAGCCCGAGCCGACGATCTTCCAGGAGGCGTGCGACCGCCTCGGCCTGGCTCCCGCCGACGTCCTGATGGTCGGCGACGACGTCCCCGCCGACGGCGCGGCCGCCGCCCTCGGCTGCGCCTTCCACCGGGTCGACCACCTGCCTGTCGAGCAGCGACCGGACGGGCTGCGCCCGGTGCTCGACCTCCTCGGCTGACCGACCGTCGCGTTGTGCGGTCACGGTGCGGGCCGGGGCCGTGGTCGTGGCCGTCGTTGTGACCGTCGTCGTGGTCGGGGCCGGGGAGGTCGGGGCTGGAGCTGCAGCCGGGAGCGGGGGCGTGCTGCGGTGTGGCGCGGATGGCGGCGGTAGCTGTCGGACGGTGGTGGTGCCGGTCGGTTTGGGGTACCAGGTCGGCCCAGGGTGCCGGTCGGTCCGGGGTTCCGAGCCGTCCGGGGTCCCGATCGGCCGGCGGCGACTGCCGCCCGTGGGCGCCTGCCGGGCGGGGGTGCCAGTCAGTCGGTCAGACGGAGCAGCCCGGCCGCTGTCGTCCGGAACCCGCACTCGGTGAGATAGAACGCCGACAGCTCCGGCTCGAAGTCCACGTGCAGCCACTCGCATCCGGCCGCACGGGCCTCCCGCGCCGCCTCCGCGACCAGTCGGG from Kitasatospora terrestris includes the following:
- a CDS encoding ATP-binding protein; this encodes MAVADLPQTVRYGLSLPTVPASVPEARRRVRAELGAHGIGPDHPLTDTVLLVVSELVTNAVRHAAEHSPSTALGLTVGPDELVVSVHDRHPHCPQALAVPHQDGSGGWGLGLVAELAEAFGGGMDSHADPDGGGKTMVVRLPLG
- a CDS encoding HAD-IA family hydrolase, with amino-acid sequence MKGVMFDFSGTLFRIDSTARWLDGYLAATALVLDAAERAELVARLEEFGALPGGVPPRTLPAELADAWAIRDLGAAEHRTAYAGLARAALAGAAEPPTAVDADVSVVAAFDAAASDVAAVAAVDADALYDRHMDPDAWQPYADAGPVLRELRRRGIPVAVVSNIGWDLRPIFRRHGLDEFVDVYLLSFEFGAQKPEPTIFQEACDRLGLAPADVLMVGDDVPADGAAAALGCAFHRVDHLPVEQRPDGLRPVLDLLG
- a CDS encoding alpha-hydroxy-acid oxidizing protein codes for the protein MGPQFGDFQNEIYFEGLFGVQPKYPMAFAELAERAAAALPPSVWSYVAGGAGDEHTQRANAAAFERWGLVPRMMVGAAQRDLGVELFGLSLPTPLLLAPVGVLGLCAPDGHGDLATARAAARTGVPMIASTLSVDPLEQVAAEFGDTPGFFQLYPPNDRALAESLVHRAEQAGYRGIVVTLDTWVTGWRPRDLATGNFPQLRGHCLANYTSDPVFRARLAAAGVDPDGDPRQAVMEWTQVFPSPLTWDDLAWLRSLTSLPLILKGICHPEDVRRARDGGADGIYCSNHGGRQANGGLPALESLPEVVEAADGLPVLFDSGVRSGADAVKALALGATAVAIGRPYVYGLALGGTDGAVHVLRSLLAEADLLMAVDGYPSIATLRAEGALRRL
- a CDS encoding GNAT family N-acetyltransferase, whose protein sequence is MREIANHPVLTTERLRLRPLTSADTEWWVRLHADPEVNRFVGAYTEEQAADRLRAIEQQWTERGHGLCAVELRDTGEAIGRCGLNWWAQYQETEAGWTFARAHWGRGYATEAASAVLDWGFGALGLARITAMIAPGNAPSAAVAARLGFSPLREDTLSGKPVTVHALDREGWNGTTVGSTA
- a CDS encoding helix-turn-helix domain-containing protein, whose protein sequence is MSDDLLEPVGLGATESALYLHVLSAPRSTTAQLAEALSSTPAGIRTALGRLVTTGLVTRLAGSPVRYTAAPPEVAVDALAAQRQHEMDLLRSRIRELAHKFQKLDSSKSAELVELIEGQEAMRHRAEQLQLGAQQEILIIDCPPYFDDPTANPMEFQLLERGVVYRALYDAPGLEGAARMGFVMECIAAGEQARSLPSVRMKMLVADRRYAMIPLSFEATESTAALWVRPSPLLTALVTCFDLLWERATPLGVGQQTGELDERDRELLAMMASGMKDAAIVRSLGITQRTMTRRISHILNVLDSQTRFQAGLQAARRGWL